In Zingiber officinale cultivar Zhangliang chromosome 9B, Zo_v1.1, whole genome shotgun sequence, the genomic window aggatgaaaaacacattttgatattgagatcaaatttgtgtttagaaaatgcatgagaacttagcctaagttgaccttaacccatatctcacatcaaattgacttgaatgtggtttgatacaccttagatgtgtgtgagatattaggatcatgagttaggatcaaggtgcatagtccttgtacctagatgagcctaattcaagaaatgaggatcatagggaaagcttgtgtacaagtcatgtacatctagcccaaagattatggtcctaaattcaaatggttttaaaagcattttaaaattgatttgaaaaaccttgatgaagctttcctagtgattgcattcatcattgaacattatgatacaaaattgacttaactttgaactatttcaaagttttcgaattttgtatcaagatttgaaaatggaaactattttcatagaaaattatttttctgtgatagtatatggtatgaggagtgtatcctcaaaattttacgatttttggaattttctggaatttattaggagtttctgaatttccggagaaggaaaatcagaaatctgatttcagaatgtggatcggtcaccggaccgatccagggaaggcctgagcggtccggtgaccgatcggtgacgatccagtgcgatcggtgaagcggtctggggaccgatcagtgcgtgccagtttctgattttcagctgttggtctgaaatttcaactGGAAGTTGgattttgtggatttctaaaggtttgaaactctccaagacattgttggtgcaatggtcaagggggagttgacctttagggggagtttttacctaattgtcaaggggagttgacttttagggggagtttttactcctaaagacttgagtgatatggaattatcactaagttggttgttgagtttagtatcaaggggaaattaagagtttcaatgaaaggtatgggactttcattaggaagaaactcttgaccttaatactctcctttttctttttgatgtgtgtcaaaaaggggagagcgttcattggagaattattggagaacccaagttaggttatcgggttaacctaagctagggggagaatgtccagagaatgttcgaggaagaacattggaattctttttgatgtatgtcaaaaagggggagaattattggaagaacccaagttaggttatcgggttaacctaaggggagaatgtccaaagaatgttcaaggaaagaacattggacattggaagatggttggaaaacctaagttaggttatcgggttaacctaacttgattatgattttgtcaaacatcaaaaagggggagattgttggtgcaaccttaggtcaaggttgacctggttgacccgactcgagttgacttgactcgagttgtattttgatgtctgacttgggaagattgttgatgcaactttaggtcaaggttgacctagttgagttgcatgttgatgtttgacactcgtgagagagttctattcttgatgtgagacaagaatagatgtttgggggattgtaggtgcaaccgtaggtcaaggttgacctgattgacctgattcgggaaaagtccaagtatggagacttggcactgaaaaagtccaagcagggagcttggcactggaagagtccaagtatggagacttggcactggaaaagtccaagcagggagcttggcacgcgaaaagtccaagtatggagacttggcactggaaaagtccaagtatggagacttgtcacggaaaagtccaagtatggagaatcctgggatgttaggcggtgtggaaagtcccgtgagtgaagccagggtggaaagtcctaactgggatgttaggcggttggaaagtcccgtgagtgaagccgtaaatgggaaagtcctaacgggatgttaggcatggaaagtcccggtgagtgaagcaggggaaagtcctaactggatgttaggcggtgtgaaaatcTGGCGAGTGAAGTCGTGagagtcccgtgagtgaagcgtgcaaggaaaatccggatggatcgggatgatcggacttggtgttgaaagtccaagtaggtcaaaggattgaccggacactgggggagtcttagcagtcaaggaagtgaccagatgctaagcatgatgaaccaataggtcaaggttgaccggatattggtttggacttggtttgggcaaaaccaagctcggatcggtctccGATCGATCCAGTTGATATCTGTTTCCGATccgtcggtgaccgatcgattccaCCGAGCATATCGGAgttaccgatcggtccacgcaccgatcgtgcAACGATCGAGCGGAGAAAAGagctcgatcggtccgtggaccgatcagtatgcccgatcggtctccacgaccgatcaagaGACGAATGCGATTCTCTGTGAGAGAGCCgggatcggtctgggaccgatcagatcagtcctggatcgatcgatcagggattcgatcgcgacacctgatcggtccgggaccgatcgtgtCAACGAGGGCTCTTGCGCTTAGGCCGATCGGCTcagaccgatcgagttctagcGCGACGCAACGCTAGTTCTCACtgcttcttcgcagtataaaggccgagggcttctacaggaATAGACTTCCTCTTCTCTTCGCTTTGTGCAGCTTGGCTTTTGAGCTCTCTACTGTGAAGCTGTGAGCTTCTACCGTCACCGTTTCTTCCGTGAAGTtccgtcaacggaaaccagtcgaaggcaagctagtgtttgTTTCTACATTCATAGTGCTCTTGCTTCTTGCTgcatttcttgtacacttatcttgctgttgcaagagactttgtggtgaggtttctccacccacaaggagtatattattagccggttttccggggactcatccaccgacggattgagaggcttcgtccgccttacggacacgccgaggagtaggagtatcatctccgaacctcgttacatcgacgcgttgaggtttgatcttcttgttttcgtttccttgtttatttttccgctgcgctaacgaattgtaggaagaaacgcgatcgatttggggcggctattcacaccccccctctctagccgagtacgaaggatcctaacagtttTGACACGCACAGGGGcgtaaaataatatataaatttgttATCCTGCGCGACGCCACGGTGTGCGACTGTACGCGCCGCGCATGATAACaactgtttttattttttttttaatttttttttaatttatgaattaaaaaataattgaaaaataaaaataaaaaataaaatatttttttaagagtttatttctagggttcaggctttggttatagtgttaaagttattttttttttagattttacctctgggatttaggcttcccaattagattatagtgtttggttttaaataaaattaatttaagcatttattgaatattgtaatatgttaaggggatatattaaggtattaaaaatttatataatgaaatgttaaattttttaattgattttttaaatttaaaatattaaaaaaataaaaaaaaaaccgaGCGATCTCCTGCGCGCGTGCACAGTCACGCACCGTACGAGCGCGCAGGAGATCACACctctatatatatacacacgaaTTTGATATCCTGCGCGACTGTGCGCACGCAGAGGATATTACtggttttagtattttttttatttttatttttatttttgaattaaaaaataataattaaaatattttttaaaaattttatttttagggttcaggctttgggttatagtatcaaatctattttttttagattttacctctagggttgagactttgggttatagtatcaaagctatttttttttagattttacctctagggttcagactttgaattatagtatcaaagctatttttttttaagattttaccccTAGGGTTTAGACttcccaattgggttataatgtttagtaaaaagaaaaaatttaaatgaaataaatttaagtatttatggagtattgtaatgtgtttaggagatatatttatatattagggatttatataaataaatattgatTTTCTTAATTagaactttaaaaaaataattgaaaaaaaagtCGGATATGCTCTGTGCATGCACAGTTAAGTATTGTGCGACGCAACATATCacggctatatatatatatatatatatatatatatatatatatatatatatatatatatatatatatatatttatttatttgatcttaTATATAATACATAAAAGAATAGCAGTGGAAATTAGGGAATGACGTCCAACACGGGGTGGACTCCACTGCCACCGGCAAGCACAGTAGCGTCGTCGAATCCAACGAGTGGCGGCGGGGACAAGGCGGAGGGAAGCCGGCTGTCGACACCGTAAAAGAGAGCCTCGTCGAGTCGTCGATGAGGTTCTACTTGGAGAAGCTACGGAGGCGGCGGAGGGTAGAGACTAGAGATTAGAGAATCGGAgcggaggaagaaaaggagggcgAAGAAAATCTCAGAGTCGTCGTCGATGAAGATGGATAGGGATTAGGGGGTCGTCTCGTCTCAGGGAGCACAGGCAGCCGCGGCGCACAGCCACGCAGGGAGAAGGCAGCGAGGGTTGCAACATGCGTTCcctagttttatttttcttttttgctgGGGCAAAATTGTAATTCTATAATATCTATGGACATTTACAAAATATTGAGGTGGGGCAGTTGCCCCACCAATCATCAACGTGGCTCCGCCCCTGCTCAATGGAAATTATATGCATGTGTGGGTTATAAAAGGGTATGCATGTGTGGCTCGATTTCAATACTTTATTATGTTAATGGTGCTCAATGGAAATTATATGCATGTGTGGGTTATAGAGGGTATGCATATGTGGTTTCGGTTTCAGTACTTTGGTATATATGATAAGGAGGTTTATGGAAATGATATGCACGTTATGCACTATTTAGAATGATATGCCATGTGTGTAGGAACTCAAAATCCATATGATTCGGAATTTTGTATACTAGTTGTTGGATACAATAAGGTGCTATGGGTGTTTACGAGCATGAAAACAATTTCTATAAGGAAGTAgtttgatcaacaacttatgttatagTACTACTACATGCAACTATGCCACCATAACAATAggtttataagtatgcatgcaaatatgttcaagtcatgttcatgCTATGTTATTGCTTTTGTTATGTATATGTTCATATTTTGTTCACGTTAGGTCCATGTTTATGTTCCTATTTTACATAGTTATatggttgagtgtgaccggtaTCCTTAGCCCGGAAGCTCAACAAATCAACGTGATCGAGTGTGCCAGTGTCCTTAttccgggagctcaccaaatttaCGTGGTCGAGTGtaaccggtgtccttagcccgggagctcaccaaatcaaCGTGGTCgtgtgtgaccggtgtccttagctcgggagctcaccaaatcaacatggtcgagtgtgaccggtgtccttagccctgGAGCTCACCAAATTTACGTGGTCGAGTGCGACCGGTGTCCTCAGCCTGGGAGCTCACCAAAACTATGTAGTCGAGTGTGACCGTTATCctcagcccgggagctcaccaattaatctacgtggtcgagtgtgaccggtgtccttagcccgggagctcaccaaaattcTAAGTGGTTGAGCGAGACcgatgtccttagcccgggagctcaccaaactatGTAGTTGAGTGTGACCGATGACCTTAGCCCAAGAGCTCACTAACTCCATGTgattatgatcttttccatgtttaGCTTATTTACATGCTTTTGCCTATGCTTATGTACATGCTTATGATTATATatatttcatgcttagtttaattacatgcttatgcttatgtttatgcttcTGTTCATCCATAGTATACACGTTTATGCtagctagtatgcttatgcctatgtttatatgcatgctcatgattatgtctatttcatgcttagtttatttacatACTCATGCTTATGTTTCCGTTTATCCATAGTATATACGTTTATGCGAGCTagtatgtttatgtttatatgtatgctcatgattatgtctatttcatgcttagtttatttacatACTCATGCCTATGTTTTTGTTCATCCATAGTATATACGTTATGCCATGTAAGTATGCTTATTCCTATGCTTATATGCATGCTCATGATTAAGTCTATCTGTATGCTCATGTTTATGCTTATGTTATACATGTGTACattctcatgattatgtttgCTCATATGCATGCTTATATTTATTCTCTCTTGATTATGTACGATGTCAATACTTATGTTCATGGTATGTTAGCAGGAAGGTCCTAAGTTACCTGGCATGTGTTTCtcttagtacactagattatagatGCTAGTTATTGCATGGTAAGGTTTTGAATACgttgagtctctcgactcacagactttaacctttttttttcataaaagggAACAATTGAGACAGGAAGCGTTGACTAGTGAGCTAGCTCGGAACCATGGCAGTACAACCCGAAGAACCTTACAATTCTAATTCCGCATTTAGTTATGTTGTTTGTGAACcatctatgtaattttatttgaactaAGAAATAGCTATGGAAGTATGAGAAAGTGAACATCAGCAATtctatttatgaaaaaaaaaaactatgggCGTTACATTGAAACTCTAAGAAAGAAGAGAGAGTAGAGAACCCAAAAAGACAATTCACAATTTGAGAATTAAATGTTTTGAATGAAAGGAATAAGGTTTATTTTATAGGGATGAAGGGTTACTCCCAagaggaaagttttcttttaaaaggTGAAAGGTTTCTTTCAAAAGGTGAAAGGATATGGGATATGCCTTTTCCCATAAACCTTTTCACTTAAACATTTtcattatgattaattaatttaattgattaatatgattaactatttaatctattgtaaatattaattaatcaattaattaatatcacgatgattaatatgttaataaattaataaattgataaattaataaattaatcaataaaattaattataatttcataccccTCAATGGTTCCACATACTTAAGTTAGCGTTCATCTATGAATCCAACTCGTATGCAAATTAAATTTTCATCCGATCATATCGGACTAACCCTTCATtagacattaatttctcattcactcgaGAAATTGGTTTACAATGGTCTACTCGCGAAATAGTCGTCTTATCCCTATTGAGAGGTTTGTTTTATAGGGATGAAGGATTACTCATAAGAGGTGAAAGATTTCTTTCAAAAGCTGATCAGATATGGGATATATCTTTTCCCTTAAACCTTTTCACTTAAACTTTTTCAgtatgattaattaatttaattgattaatatgattaactatttacttaatctattataaatgttaattaattaattaatatcacaatgattaatcttttaattaattaataaattaatcaattaaattaattataatttactgCGTCTCAATAGTTTCACATACTCAAGTTAGCGTTCATCTATAAATTTAACTCGTATGCGAATCAAATTTTCGTCCGATCATATCAGACCAACCTTTATTAGAcattaatttttcattcactcgaGAAATTGATTTACGACGGTCTACTCATAAAATAACCTTCTTATCCCTATTAGTCACTAAACTAATTTCCAACCGGAGATACGACACGACTCCAATATCTTGAGCCTTTCTTAAGATGGATAGCTCCGGCTCAAGGTTTAGAGCATTGGTTTTGGCTTGATTACCTGGCTCACCTGATGAAGTACTTTCATCCGAGTGTACTTTAGTTATATGGCTGATACTGGATTGAAGAGGAGTGATAAGGGAATAAGTGCCATTGGGAGTAATAGATGTTTGAATTTGTAGCTTCTCTTTCGTAAATTGTATCCACGTTCTCATCACTCTCTAATGCTTGTTCATGGGCTTCTCTTCGTATGAACTTCTCAAGGTTTTCGATTAGAACTTGTTCAAAGGCCTGGTGGTTTTCCTTCCGCATATCTTTGTAACCATACCTACAACAAGCAACTAATAAAACCGATTCCTAAATGGAAGAGTTTTAAATCCTTGTCAGTCCACATCATAATAGACATCGTATAGCTATTAACAATTTGTGTTGATAGTAACAATGAAAAAGCCCAATGAATTGATATAGGATAATATTCTTACTTGTTAGCCACATGATTTCTTAATTATCTCATCGAGAAACAAaccttttattattttatcataatgattcaaaaattttcatgaaaaaatatACTTTTGAAGGTTGACAGTGAGAACCCTCGATTGTGTAGTTATCTCGAGAGAAAGGGATGTCTCATCTTGTGAGagaagaaagagaggaagaaaattgACAGTCATAATGCATGATGTATGATATTGCATGAATATATGTCTATACGTGCAGTTAAGTCCCTTGGCCACCCGTCTACGAAGCAATATCTTCCCTTCAAGCTTGGGACGGGAATCAACTATCACAAAGCGGAACTTCTTCTTGAGCTCATGGGCATATATACACTaaaataatttcaacaacagatgACAATCCATATGTTAGAAGAACATCTCCATCCCTGATTTTTGCAAAAGCATGCCTAACTATGACCGTATCAGCAATAATTATTTTCTGATTTATGAAACAATCAATATCAGATTGAATACTAACTTTGGCATCCAATTCTGACATAGAAATTAAAGTGGTAATTTAACAATCCTATTCTTCATAAACTTGATAGCATTTCCCATGCTAATTGAAAGAGGTCTACATTCAATCAGAAATGAGACAAAACTACTCATTTTTGCATTCAGATCTCGGACAAGAACTTTTTCAGGCGGTAGAGTTAATTGCTTCTTTAAATGCTAGAAGCATCACAATACAGCTAGCATTGCCACTGGAAATCTTACTAAACAAATGATGAAGTGCAACCTGAAGACCAGTGAAAGTAGCAGCAACATTAGAAACAAGCTCTTATGACATCCATCCATGGCACAAAATAAGAATCGGATAGTGGGTCAATTTAACATGATACTCGTTCAGAAAGCAATAACTTTGACATAAACCGCATTTTGTCTGTGTATTGTTTCAAACTGTAGACATAAACCGCATTTTGTCTGGGTCAATTATTTTCGTTATAAATAGTAAAAGGATATTAACATATTTTTATTATGAGCTTCTCTAAAGTTAATTCTcagtaaaaataatatatatatagatatatatataaaaagatgaaaaaaagaaaataatgatacagtaatttaatatttttgtCCAATATGTCGACTTAAGGCTCTATCATGCGCATAATCCAAGTTGATAGGATCATCATCAAACATTTAGGAATGATTACACATGTACATCCCATGCAGATGAGATCTTCTAGAATATATTTTATGGTCTAGAGGATGGACCACAAAGGATGATTGATCTTTTTAAATGAATCTTACCTGTTTAACAGATGATGTCCATTTAAATGGATCAATGAATGGAGTGGTCCATCCTCTGGATCACAAAATTCCTGTGCCTTTTATCAAGTTCTGTACAAGGCCTTATCAATAATGATATATAATTCAACTCCAAGTCCACATAATAAAACATCAAAATTATAAATGGACTTAATGGTACCCTAAACTCCCATCAATATAAAATCCCTATAAAGAATCAGATATATTAGATCTATCATATACAACATTTATAAGAGATCGTTCCGCATCTCGAATCCATAATCTCAAAATcatatgataataattttatcattacAATAAGCCTCCCCTTCAATCTCTTATagtaatagtaaaaaaaaaatatgggcATAAAATAGGGGAagtgaacaagaaaaaaaaactctattGAATTCATATTCTCGCAACCAATACAACCTTAACGATTACAAGTTACACAAAACTTGTATTGTGCACGACGATTGTTAACTATTATTATACATGGCTCATAGAGGAGACCAGATCTCATGATCCATAAAATAATAGATCAAGGAATGGATTACTCGTAATTATGATTGGATTGTGGTCACGATATAACCGTAATTGATTGCGATCTTTCTGGATTCATCGTCTCTCAGATTATAATTTGAGTCGGAATAGACGGTCGGAGGCCGGCGGAGATAGGCAAGTGGCCAAGCTATCGGGTGCTAAGTTGGGGCGACGGCCTCCGTCCGATAGTTTCGATCTAAACTATAATCTAAAAGGGACGATAAATTTTAAAAGGGATCGTAATTAATTATGATCAGATAATTATTAAGGCCGATCATAGTGGTTCATATCATGCTCGATCACAGGATCTGCTCCCCTCACAGTGATTGTTAACGACAGTTTAAAAACAAAATATTACGTCTAACGGCAAGGGGTCGTTGGGCTTAGATCCAACGGGCAGCAGGGCTTAGATCCAACGGGATTTAAAATAGCCCCTCTCTCTCAGTTTCTCGGCTTCTCTCCGAAAACTCTTGTTCATCGAATCCTCTTCTTCGCATAATTTGTCGCCATGAAGATTCTTGCGCTTATTGGAGCTTGGTTTGAAGCTTTTCGGAACAAGTTGGATCTCCCGTTTCGTAGATTCGAGGTAATGTCTCTTGTCTTTTACCATCTCGCTTCGTCTTCTTTTTTGCTGGCTAGGGTTTTTTCTTGTTCATTGAGTCCGGTTCTGATCTTTCTTGTTATTGGAGCTTGGTTTGAAGCTTTTCGAAACAAGTTAGATCTCCCATTTCGTAGATTCCAGGTAATGTCTCTTGTCTTTTACCATCTCGCTTCGTCTTCTTTTTTGCTGGCTAGGGTTTTTTCTTGTTCATTGAGTCCGGTTCTGATCTTTCTTGTTATTGGAGCTTGGTTTGAAGCTTTTCGAAACAAGTTAGATCTCCCATTTCGTAGATTCCAGGTAATGTCTCTTGTCTTTTACCATCTCGCTTCGTCTTCTTTTTTGCTGGCTAGGGTTTTTTCTTGTTCATTGAGTCCGGTTCTGATCTTTCTTGTTATTGGAGCTTGGTTTGAAGCTTTTCGAAACAAGTTAGATCTCCCATTTCGTAGATTCCAGGTAATGTCTCTTGTCTTTTACCATCTCGCTTCGTCTTCTTTTTTGCTGGCTAGGGTTTTTTCTTGTTCATTGAGTCCGGTTCTGATCTTTCTTGTTATTGGAGCTTGGTTTGAAGCTTTTCGAAACAAGTTAGATCTCCCATTTCGTAGATTCCAGGTAATGTCTCTTGTCTTTTACCATCTCGCTTCGTCTTCTTTTTTGCTGGCTAGGGTTTTTTCTTGTTCATCGAGTCCGGTTCTGATCTTTCTTGTTATTGGAGCTTGGTTTGAAGCTTTTCGAAACAAGTTAGATCTCCCATTTCGTAGATTCCAGgtaatttctcttgtcatttccTAGAAAAGGTTTGACACCTTCATATATACGCATAAGTTTTCTTCTGTGTTTATTTGTAAATATAGTCAATTATACAAAGTATTAATTCTTCTACATATCAGTTCTCTGTATATTTTGTCTGGTGTGAAAGCTGAGTACTTTCTGAATTGATGGTTCTTGGAAAATATGCTttctttgaattatttttttatattatgcaATTAGCATATACAAGAATGTGGGAATCGTATACCATCTTTAGGAGTTTCTTGGATATGCTAGTACTAATTTTTTTACGGAATGGTAAAAAGGCATGTTGTACTTGTTGGATAAAAGTTGTTTCAAATTCCATTTATAATTGGAAAGATGTGAAATTAACTCGAAATTGAAATATCACTAAGGTAGTGAATATCCCAGTTAAATGGATACGAGttttcataggttaaaatttcTCTACATCTCTTCTATACGCTACCTTTTCAAGAGTGTTTTTAATAAAAAGTCTCTTCAATATGATATCAGTGACATACAAGACATGGTATCATAAAAAGGAAAAATGAACAGTACTGAAGGTGGCATTGGATCGTACATCACGAGATTGGTGTTTGGTTGGATAGATTGCTAGCCATTGATATTTGGCTTATACATCTTGAAATTTACTGTCCTTCTACAACTTTGTGCATTTTGTTAAAGTTGGCTGGCTAATTGTTCTAGAACCTTAAGTTGTTAGGAAAGAGACCACTCTATTCATTTAGAATGAAATATTATTGATACTACCTCTCTTGAATGGGTGAGCAAATTGGACTAGAATGGCCCAAGTCTATCCCATGCCTTAGGGTATATCTTCCAAGGAGTGGGGCCACAAAGGAAGAAGTTAAACAGATTTTACTGAAGAATCTGGTGAGTTCATTGGAGGAACTAGATAAGCTTATCCGTTGTAGGCCTTACTGGTAGTTGAATTTAGTGACGCCAAGGAGGGCAGCAAAGAGTGGCATCGGAGGGAGGAGATTCTTGTTCATCGATTCCTCCTCTTCGCCTAATGTGTCGCCTAATGGAGATTCTTGCACTTATTGGAGCTTGGTTTGTAGCTTTCGAAACAAGGTAGATCTCCCATTTGGCCATTTCATAGATTCGAGGTGTGTCTCTTGTCTTTTACCATCTCACTTCGTCTTCTTTTTTGCTGGCTAGGGTTTGTTCTTGTTCATCGAGTTCAGTTCTTATCTTTCTTGTTCATAGTCTGCTCCCAATAAAGTGCTTTCTGTTGTTTCCTTCTTATGATATTTCTTATGAAATAAAGTATAAAGAATCGGATAGAGGCTTTGGTGTCTACTGAGGCACATGTTTCGAGAGGGGGATGTTCACCCAATTTAGTTACATAACTACAGTCTTACTCTATTAGGGCTTCTCACCCTCAGGTACTCTGAACTTCTCCTCAGTCTAAGCCTTCTACCCTTGAGTCCATCAGCTCTTCTTCGATTTGGGCTCTCCAGTCTCTTGCCTACACACTCTATATAATGTCatcaaatataattataatttaagtcATAGTTTCCACACACCAAAACACTTTAGTTAAACCCTCTACAAGGCCAACTACAAGTGCGACATTGTTTCTCCAACAAGTGTAATGACAAACGTGTTGATGCATCTCCATCTCTATATTTCATAGGAATCTAAATTATTTGGTATGAATAGTGAAATAACATGGATAGTGCTCAATGATGGTATCAAATCTAGAAAGCCAACTCTAAGTAATTGAAACTCTTGATTCTTTATTGTGGTGGATCTGTTATTATCGTATTTTTTAGTCCTATGTAGAAACTTGTATAGCCAAGTTAATAGGCTGCTATGACATCAAAAATTTGATTCATGGCTGACTATTTTACTGGTATGATCACATTATCACATGTGTTAGGAAATTATGAAATATAATCAGTCATGAGTAAAATGCATGATTGATATGAAATTCATAACAACCTTTTTTGTTTTGAAATTCCACGTGGATGCCGGA contains:
- the LOC122024975 gene encoding uncharacterized protein LOC122024975 isoform X1, giving the protein MSLVFYHLASSSFLLARVFSCSLSPVLIFLVIGAWFEAFRNKLDLPFRRFQVMSLVFYHLASSSFLLARVFSCSLSPVLIFLVIGAWFEAFRNKLDLPFRRFQVMSLVFYHLASSSFLLARVFSCSSSPVLIFLVIGAWFEAFRNKLDLPFRRFQMASTSSATSLTIDVPEINELPSNPDTKEEDVITAFKLEMKELKEAMMIELESIEIGGKVRISKQLVALGFCLPALVMFGLAIKEAEQVVDKLEIGAKMLSNCAVVVLFW